One stretch of Oncorhynchus clarkii lewisi isolate Uvic-CL-2024 chromosome 3, UVic_Ocla_1.0, whole genome shotgun sequence DNA includes these proteins:
- the LOC139393226 gene encoding sialic acid-binding Ig-like lectin 8 produces the protein MWVLILAALLFSLAERATCRKLAAQPTASSWTITFSPAEITAEKGLCAVISCTFSHPDNIKPTAAVWFKCPTKGKCDKDKNIMFHSKKPSKAQECYKQRVSLLETDLTKKNCSVIINDIRENDAGEYQFRLPSSDTYPKKVNITVSALTQKPSVLTPALTEGEPATLTCTAPGMCSGTPPNITWTWRGTGDNITELRDNITIQERENLTTVTTTHFSTLTFTPSAKHHGTNVTCLVTFNGRITTKKTLTMNVAHVKEPKISGCNTVREGDTLNLTCSDDRYPPSSSNITWSKKGTTALERNNSGRATLIISNMTREHAGEYVCTAQHHSRSLTASTVVTVMLISTISLPVRNHTNTTMECVSRNEAGRVREVQVTQIEKQEEDVSKDIMALLSDLQLITAFVVGASLSATIFCIFLCLKGKRKRCKERIPKDSDSKSHFMNLEMVACEDQQMDAGQAVGGKQTPLQVELREGEENGGPQTSGAVGKSTTGGEPNEVDYASINYSLLKKKTPEEAEKKTTTTETDYAEIKRQKKNEEEEDGGEGSGVMEEVEWEEGEETVGKEEEKENSKPLRETDEDTALYSNVKAIMGGE, from the exons ATGTGGGTCCTCATTTTGGCAGCTCTACTCTTCTCTCTGGCAGAGAGAGCAACATGTCGAA AACTGGCAGCACAACCAACAGCATCATCCTGGACCATCACCTTCAGTCCAGCAGAAATAACAGCAGAGAAGGGACTATGTGCTGTTATTTCATGTACTTTCTCTCACCCTGATAACATCAAGCCTACCGCTGCAGTATGGTTCAAGTGCCCTACAAAGGGCAAATGTGATAAGGATAAAAACATAATGTTCCACTCCAAAAAACCCTCTAAAGCTCAGGAGTGTTATAAACAGAGAGTGTCTCTACTGGAGACTGATCTGACAAAGAAGAACTGTAGTGTGATCATCAACGACATCAGAGAGAATGATGCTGGAGAGTATCAATTCAGACTGCCAAGTTCAGATACATACCCAAAGAAAGTGAACATCACAGTGAGCG CTCTGACCCAGAAGCCCTCAGTGTTGACTCCTgctctgacagagggagaaccAGCTACTCTGACCTGCACCGCCCCGGGGATGTGCTCTGGAACTCCTCCTAACATCACATGGacatggagaggaacaggagacaaCATCACTGAGCTCAGAGACAACATCAccatacaggagagagagaacctgaccactgtgacgacAACCCACTTCTCAACGTTGACCTTCACCCCCTCAGCTAAGCATCACGGCACCAACGTCACATGTCTGGTGACATTCAATGGCCGCATCACCACTAAGAAGACACTGACAATGAATGTGGCAC ATGTGAAGGAACCCAAGATCTCTGGTTGTAACACAGTGAGAGAGGGTGATACCCTGAATCTGACCTGCAGTGATGACAGATACCCACCATCATCATCTAACATCACCTGGAGTAAGAAGGGGACAACAGCTTTGGAACGGAATAACTCTGGACGGGCCACTCTCATCATCTCTAACATGACAAGAGAACATGCTGGGGAGTATGTGTGTACAGCTCAACACCACAGTAGATCTCTGACGGCTTCCACTGTTGTCACTGTGATGT TGATCAGCACCATCAGCCTGCCTGTCAGAAACCACACCAATACCACTATGGAGTGTGTCAGCAGAAATGAAGCgggcagagtgagagaggtgcAAGTCACCCAAATAGAAAAACAAGAAG AGGATGTGTCTAAAGACATCATGGCTTTGCTGTCGGACCTACAACTGATTACTGCATTTGTGGTTGGTGCATCCCTCTCAGCCACCATCTTTTGTATCTTCCTGTGTTTGAAAGGGAAACGTAAAAG ATGCAAAGAGAGGATCCCAAAGGACTCAGACTCCAAAAGCCATTTCATGAACCTGGAGATGGTGGCATGTGAAGACCAACAG ATGGATGCAGGACAGGCTGTGGGGGGCAAACAGACCCCTCTGCAGGTGgagctgagggagggagaagaaaaCGGAGGGCCCCAGACCAGTGGAGCCGTAGGGAAATCTACCACAGGGGGTGAACCAAATGAAGTGGACTACGCCAGTATCAACTACTCCCTGCTGAAGAAGAAGACTCCtgaggaggcagagaagaagaccaCCACCACAGAGACAGACTACGCCGAAATCAAACGACAGAAGAAGAATGAGGAGGAAGAAGATGGTGGAGAGGGGAGTGGTGTGATGGAAGAGGTGGaatgggaggaaggggaggagacggtagggaaggaagaggagaaagagaacagtAAGCCATTACGAGAGACAGATGAGGATACAGCCCTTTACTCCAACGTCAAGGCTATTATGGGTGGAGAGTGA
- the LOC139405913 gene encoding immunity-related GTPase family, q2 encodes MAADVVSHSLNLLETLKESIENNKLSDVKDAVEDLLISRINLAVAGERGPEKSAFINALRGLGPEDEGAALSPCPTSPEEMAIYPNPKHPDFRIWDLPPTPAASPFDPEGYMERVKFLRYNVVVMAFTQSLQANSVAVFLEARSVQRDTVYFALLASEKDTEKGLEERRKASLELLKVQGVALPKVFLVRPSCLEKLDFPGLLEEMERDLPEIRAHALLLALPTLSPVLITQKRDAFKALVWAAASLSGGVSAIPVPLVASMVDARVGVRILTKTRASLCLDDGSVERLARQRGMEPARLKALRTCNLSAEVTKGEVKLRLAAAEKELTTNTTRLVEMAMPRHARSAGRSFTVMLQALNEAIDEMVVDAEKILAAAGVGEGK; translated from the coding sequence ATGGCGGCGGATGTTGTATCTCACAGCCTGAACCTCCTGGAGACTCTCAAAGAGTCTATTGAGAACAACAAGCTGTCAGATGTCAAGGATGCTGTGGAGGACCTCCTGATCAGCCGGATCAACCTGGCCGTGGCAGGAGAGCGGGGACCCGAGAAGTCTGCATTCATCAACGCCCTCCGTGGCCTGGGGCCTGAGGATGAAGGAGCCGCCCTATCCCCGTGCCCCACTTCTCCAGAAGAGATGGCCATCTATCCCAACCCTAAGCACCCTGACTTCAGGATCTGGGACTTGCCACCCACCCCCGCAGCCTCGCCCTTTGACCCAGAAGGGTACATGGAGCGGGTGAAGTTCCTGCGGTACAACGTGGTGGTCATGGCGTTCACACAGAGTCTCCAGGCCAACAGCGTGGCGGTGTTCCTGGAAGCCCGCTCTGTGCAGAGGGACACTGTGTACTTCGCCCTGCTGGCCTCGGAGAAGGACACAGAAAAGGGTCTGGAGGAGAGGCGGAAGGCCAGCCTGGAGTTGTTGAAGGTCCAGGGGGTGGCCCTGCCTAAGGTGTTCCTAGTGAGGCCCTCCTGTCTGGAGAAACTTGACTTCCCAGGACTcctggaggagatggagagggacctACCAGAGATCCGGGCCCACGCTCTCCTCCTGGCCCTGCCCACTCTCTCCCCAGTCCTGATCACCCAGAAGAGAGACGCCTTCAAGGCCTTGGTCTGGGCTGCCGCGTCACTCTCTGGTGGGGTGTCGGCCATCCCTGTGCCCCTGGTGGCCTCCATGGTGGACGCCAGAGTGGGTGTGAGGATCCTCACCAAGACCAGGGCCTCGCTCTGTCTGGACGACGGGTCTGTTGAGCGGTTGGCACGGCAACGCGGCATGGAGCCGGCACGGCTCAAAGCCCTGCGGACGTGTAACCTGTCGGCTGAAGTCACCAAGGGGGAGGTAAAGCTTCGGCTGGCAGCGGCAGAGAAGGAGTTGACCACCAACACGACCCGGCTGGTGGAGATGGCCATGCCCAGGCACGCCCGCTCAGCTGGTCGTTCCTTCACTGTCATGTTGCAGGCTCTCAATGAGGCCATTGATGAGATGGTGGTTGACGCAGAGAAGATACTGGCTGCTGCTGGTGTTGGAGAGGGGAAATGA